CAAGAAAGCCCGTCGTCAAGGTGGGACGCATTGCAGGTCAGTTTGCCAAGCCCCGCTCCAGCCCCATGGAGACCCAGAATGGTGTCTCGCTTCCCAGTTTTCGCGGGGAATCGGTCAACGACCCATATTTTTCCGAGGAGGCCCGGCAACCAGATCCGAAACGCCTGGAACGAGCCTATTTCCAATCCGCTGCCACCCTGAACCTGCTTCGTGCCTTCACCGAGGGAGGGTTTGCCGACCTGCACCGGGTACAAATGTGGAATCAGGATTTTGTCGCCAAGAGCCCCCAGGGACAACGTTATGCCAGCCTGGCCAACCAGTTGAGCGATGCCTTGCGCTTCATGGAGATCATCGGCATCGACTCCAAAACCACGCCCGTGCTGCGGCAAGTGGAATATTTTACCAGCCACGAAGCCTTGATTCTGGAGTTCGAGCAGGCTCTGACGCGGGTCGATTCCATCACCGGAGACTCTTTCGATTGTTCTGCCCACATGTTGTGGATTGGTGAACGCACCCGGCAGCTGGATGGCGCCCATGTGGAGTTTCTGCGTGGGGTGCGCAATCCGCTGGGATGTAAGATCGGTCCCCAGGCTACAGCCGATGATCTCCTGAGATTGTGCGACCGGCTCAATCCCGACAATGAGGCTGGACGGCTCTCCCTCATCACCCGTTTCGGTCATAACAAGATTGCCGATGCCTTGCCGCCACTCGTCCGGAAGGTGCATCAGGAGGGCCGGCAGGTGGTCTGGGTCTGCGATCCCATGCATGGCAATACACAGACCGTCAAAGAGTTTAAAACCAGACCGTTTGATCATATTCTTTCTGAAATCAAACAGTTTTTCAGTATACACAAAGAGGAGGGGACCATCCCGGGCGGCGTCCATTTTGAATTGACCGGCGAAGATGTCACGGAGTGTCTGGGAGGCTCCATGGAGGTTTTGCCGGAGAACCTCCGGGAACGCTATGAAACCACCTGTGATCCACGTCTGAATGCGGCCCAGGGGTTGGATATGGCCTATATGATCGCCGAACTGATGCAAACCTGATTGCAATCGCCTCGTTTCTGGTCTGGAAATTGCTCGTATCTCCGAAATCCGATTACCGCACTGGTAACGGCTTGGATCGGAAAGGCGGACAATGGCGGAGAACGAGGCAGCGCCTCAAGCACAGGACGAGAGCGGACCCGCACCTTCCAGTGGTTTGTCCCACACCCTGAAGGCCATTCGGAATGGGCTGCAGTTGCGACCGCAACGCGGCTGGGGGATCGTGTTCGCCCTGGTCTACTGGAGCGTGGTCGGCACGGCTGGTGTCACAGCCACCATGCCCGTGATTTCCATGTTCAAAGGTTCGGAAGAAACCACGAGCGAGGCAGCGCGGGCAGCTGAGATGCCGGAAGGCGCGGAGCGTCCAGTGGTCGATGAGGCTCCCCAGGCTGTGGAAAAGAAGGATGCCGTGCAAGTCACGGACCTGGAGTCTCCCCGCGCCGCATCCGGTGGTGCGCCCCAGGCTTCACCCTCCTCTGAACCCGAGCCATCCCCAGCGGATCTTGCCCACCTTGAGATCGAAGATATGGCAAGCATTTCCGCGCCCGCCGTGTCGTCGACGCCTGGTCAGGCGCCATCCGCGCCGGTGATGCCCGATCAGGTGCCAACAGGGGTGGAGAAGTCCGGGCAGGGGGGATCTGCCGCAGCCGGTGAAAACATTGATGCTGAGTTGGCTGCAGCCGGGATGGAAATTGTGGAACTTGCGGTCCTTGCAGCCGAAGATTCGGCGGCGCTGGCCCTGAAGGAAAAAAGATCACCTCGGGAATCCGTGGGAATACCCCGGATCACCCAGCTTCCGCCCATCCAGGCCGGGCGGCACTACGTTTTGGTCGAATCTTCCGTGGATACGGCCAAAGTCCAGACGGCGAAGGAGCAGTTGTCCACCCTCGGCGCCACCCTGCTGACCAGTCGATCAGCCTACCTGGGCCAAAATTATACCCACCTCCTGACAGGGCCATTTGCCACTTCCAGTGAGTCGGTCCAAGCCGCAGGCTTGCTGACGGAGCAGACCCGCCGAGAGACTTTCCCTCTTATCGCCGACAGGATTCATCGTCCCGGGGAGCCGGTCGATCCGACCAAGGCGTTGTTTCCCCCCGACGATTTCCCGGTGTTCCAGGATGGCCGTTTCATGGTCGTCGCCGGTTCTTTCACCCATGCCTACAATCTGGTCCAGGCGCAAAATCTGCTGGCTGGCTACGGCATTCTGCACACCGTGGAAAAAACCGAGGTCAAAGGTCGGACCTTCCAGCGCTTGCTCGTGGGGCCCTTTGCCGCCCGGGATCAGGCGGAGTTGGCAATCCCCATCCTGCAACATCGCATCCAGATTGATGCGCGGGTGATCACCCTGGATGCCCCACGCAAGGCAGTCCGGCTGTGGCACTCCCACGAAAGGAAGATCGTGGCGGCCCGCCATCCGGTCGCACCCAAACGTCCCTCTGCCCTGGCCAGGGCGATCAGCCCCAGCCATGTCCCTGCCCAGACTGCGTTCAGGGAGGGGGCGCTTCCGGCAAGTCAAGGTCGACCCGTGGTTCGAACAGAGAGCCACAAAGCATCGGCCACGCGCTCCTCACGACCTTTCCCACCGGCCCGTTCTGCCGTCCCGCCTGAACCATCGCCATGGCAGGCCTGGGGCGGAAGACCGGATGCAGATAAAAATATGGCGGCTCAGGGTGTCAAAACTCCGGTGGAAGTGGTTGCCCAGCAGCCTGGTAACCGGGAAACAGGGCCAAGCGGTTTGGGGTCCGCTGGAGACACGACGGGGCGTTACGCCGTGTTGGTGGGCGTCTTCAACCGTCACACAGACGCCGGCCATACCCTGGATCGGCTGCGCGGCGGGGGAGTTCAATATTTCTTGAAGGAGACCGAAGTCGGCGGGCGTCGCTTCGTCCAGGTTTTGGTGGGACCGTTCGATAAACGGGAAGAGGCTAAAACGACCGCTGACCGGGTACGTGACCGGACAGGCCTGTCGACCTACTGCATCGGGATCTGAGCTTCTTTTCGGGTAACTATTCACCAACAGGCCACGAATCGGGGTCCAGGGGGCTGGTGTCCAG
This portion of the Magnetococcales bacterium genome encodes:
- a CDS encoding SPOR domain-containing protein, which codes for MAENEAAPQAQDESGPAPSSGLSHTLKAIRNGLQLRPQRGWGIVFALVYWSVVGTAGVTATMPVISMFKGSEETTSEAARAAEMPEGAERPVVDEAPQAVEKKDAVQVTDLESPRAASGGAPQASPSSEPEPSPADLAHLEIEDMASISAPAVSSTPGQAPSAPVMPDQVPTGVEKSGQGGSAAAGENIDAELAAAGMEIVELAVLAAEDSAALALKEKRSPRESVGIPRITQLPPIQAGRHYVLVESSVDTAKVQTAKEQLSTLGATLLTSRSAYLGQNYTHLLTGPFATSSESVQAAGLLTEQTRRETFPLIADRIHRPGEPVDPTKALFPPDDFPVFQDGRFMVVAGSFTHAYNLVQAQNLLAGYGILHTVEKTEVKGRTFQRLLVGPFAARDQAELAIPILQHRIQIDARVITLDAPRKAVRLWHSHERKIVAARHPVAPKRPSALARAISPSHVPAQTAFREGALPASQGRPVVRTESHKASATRSSRPFPPARSAVPPEPSPWQAWGGRPDADKNMAAQGVKTPVEVVAQQPGNRETGPSGLGSAGDTTGRYAVLVGVFNRHTDAGHTLDRLRGGGVQYFLKETEVGGRRFVQVLVGPFDKREEAKTTADRVRDRTGLSTYCIGI
- a CDS encoding 3-deoxy-7-phosphoheptulonate synthase class II, with translation MSETWRPDSWRKYKAEQQPAWPDSGALAETFKNLSQFPPLVFAGEVLALKQHLARVAAGEAFLLQGGDCAESFGDFTANAIRDKLKVLLQMAVILTYGARKPVVKVGRIAGQFAKPRSSPMETQNGVSLPSFRGESVNDPYFSEEARQPDPKRLERAYFQSAATLNLLRAFTEGGFADLHRVQMWNQDFVAKSPQGQRYASLANQLSDALRFMEIIGIDSKTTPVLRQVEYFTSHEALILEFEQALTRVDSITGDSFDCSAHMLWIGERTRQLDGAHVEFLRGVRNPLGCKIGPQATADDLLRLCDRLNPDNEAGRLSLITRFGHNKIADALPPLVRKVHQEGRQVVWVCDPMHGNTQTVKEFKTRPFDHILSEIKQFFSIHKEEGTIPGGVHFELTGEDVTECLGGSMEVLPENLRERYETTCDPRLNAAQGLDMAYMIAELMQT